The Hypanus sabinus isolate sHypSab1 chromosome X1, sHypSab1.hap1, whole genome shotgun sequence genome window below encodes:
- the zgc:174906 gene encoding uncharacterized protein zgc:174906 — protein MTPKCLILKVLDELTEEDLKRFKFHLRESVKRKLIPSGQLEDKTRVEIAQLLQNHYGEKAVDITRDVIHAIPRRDLEGMFADGGERNGSIEKTQERKRERPKGQDSVGTVSDPSESENPIPKKNKLEAKPVTEKQLMRLASKLGRNWKRIGIEFLNLKECDIDHCVSDEQDVVMQRFKMLVLWKNREKAVATAERLHTILANKDCPISSEDIDCLLEENQ, from the exons ATGACACCAAAATGTCTTATACTCAAAGTCCTTGATGAACTGACCGAGGAAGACTTGAAACGATTCAAGTTTCATCTCAGGGAAAGCGTCAAGAGGAAACTGATACCCAGTGGTCAGCTGGAAGACAAAACACGCGTGGAAATTGCACAATTGCTCCAGAATCACTATGGCGAGAAGGCGGTGGATATCACCAGAGATGTTATTCATGCTATCCCAAGGCGCGATCTGGAGGGGATGttcgcagatggaggagagaggaACGGATCCATAGAAAAGACGCAAG AGAGAAAAAGGGAGAGACCTAAAGGCCAGGACAGCGTTGGAACTGTGAGTGATCCTTCAGAGAGTGAGAACCCCATCCCGAAGAAAAACA AGTTGGAGGCAAAGCCAGTGACTGAGAAACAACTGATGAGACTGGCTTCAAAACTCGGACGTAATTGGAAGCGAATTGGCATCGAGTTCCTGAATCTGAAAGAATGTGACATCGACCATTGTGTATCAGATGAACAGGACGTAGTCATGCAACGCTTTAAAATGCTGGTACTCTGGAAGAATCGGGAAAAGGCAGTGGCAACTGCTGAGCGATTGCACACTATTCTTGCAAACAAAGATTGTCCCATCAGTTCAGAAGACATTGACTGTCTTCTTGAAGAAAACCAATGA